The Candidatus Desulfofervidus auxilii sequence TTTGAAAAAAATATTTCACCAACAGAGAATGTTTTGCTTGGCAAACTTGCTCTATCTTTACCAATTTCTTTTCATGAAAATGAGACAGGATTAAAGATTTTTTTGGGGAAAAGAGATATCTCTAAAAGTATCCGTCGTCCTGAAATAGGAATGTTAGCTTCTACTATTTCGCAATTAAAAGAAGTAAGAGAGGCTATGTGGAAATTGCAGAGGCAGTTAGCAAAAAAAGCAAAAAAAGCAGTTTTTGAAGGAAGAGATATGGGGACTGTTGTTTTTCCTAAAGCACAAGTAAAATTTTTTCTTACAGCTTCACCTGAAATAAGGGCAGAAAGACGTTGGAAACAACTTAAAGCAATGGGAAAGGAGGTTAGTTATAAAGATATTTATGAATCTCTTTTAAAAAGAGATAAGCAAGATACTGAAAGAGTTATATCTCCTTTAGAACCAGCCAAGGATGCAATTATTATTGATACCACTGCCCTTAGTTTAAAAAGGGTAGTGGAAATGGTTTTGAAATATACTTTGAATAAATTGGGAGGTCTTTGGGATGAGCAATCTGGAAGAGAGAACAGAGACGAACGATGAAAATTTAATAGCTTTTTATGATGAAAGTCTTAAAAATATACGTCCTGGCGAAATTGTCCAAGGTAAAGTTGTGCATGTAGGGAATGATTATGTAATGGTAGATGTGGGTTTTAAATCAGAAGGGGCAATTCCTGTAAGTGAATTTAAAGACAGTGAAGGCAATTTGGCTATAAAGGAAGGTGATGTTGTGGATGTGCTTTTTCAAGGAGTAAATGAAAGGGATGGAAGTGTTTCTCTCTCTAGAATAAAAGCTATACAAATACTCACATGGCAAAAGAT is a genomic window containing:
- the cmk gene encoding (d)CMP kinase is translated as MAEIVITIDGPAGVGKTSVAQILAKRLGFKYFDTGAMYRTLALVAFEKNISPTENVLLGKLALSLPISFHENETGLKIFLGKRDISKSIRRPEIGMLASTISQLKEVREAMWKLQRQLAKKAKKAVFEGRDMGTVVFPKAQVKFFLTASPEIRAERRWKQLKAMGKEVSYKDIYESLLKRDKQDTERVISPLEPAKDAIIIDTTALSLKRVVEMVLKYTLNKLGGLWDEQSGRENRDER